The nucleotide sequence GCCCGTCTCCGTGTCGCTGTTGCGCGACGAAAAGCTCGACGTGCTGGTGTCCGGCGGACAAGACATTCGCGTGCTGGCTGGCAAAGTGCCTAGCCTGAACGTGGAATCGTCGAATGGCCGCACCTTCCCCCGCTTTTACATCCGCGGTTACGGCAATACCGACTTCAACATCTTTGCATCGCAACCTGTTTCCCTGATTTACGACGATGTCGTGCAGGAAAATCCTATTCTCAAGGGTTATCCGATTTTCGACGTGGCTGGCGTGGAAGTGCTGCGCGGCCCGCAAGGCACCTTGTTCGGCCGCAATACCCCTGCCGGCGTGGTCAAGTTCGAATCCGTCAAGCCGAACCTGGACAAGGTTGAAGGCTATTACAACGTTTCCACCGCCACGCACAACACCAGCAATTTCGATGGCGCCGTCAACGTGCCGCTGAGCAAAGAATGGGCGCTGCGCTTTTCGACCCTGCGCCAGCACCGCGACGACTACGTCGACAATACCTTTACGGGCCAGAAAAACGCGCTGGACGGCTACAACGAACACGCCGAACGCGTGCAACTGCTGTACGCACCGAACACCATGTTCAATGCCCTGTTCAATGTGCACCAGCGCAATACGACTGGCAGCGCGCGCATCTTCTATGCCAACATGATCAAGCAAGGCACGAACGACATCGTCGATGGTTTCGACCCGAACAAGTCGTTTACGAATGCACCGAACTTCCAGCGCCTGCGCACCAATGGCGCCAGCGCCCGCCTGAGCTGGGACCTGGACGGCGTCAAGCTGTATTCGATCACCGGCTTTGAACAGGTCGGCAATTACGTATCGCATGGCGACATCGATGGCGGCACGCCGACGGGCCCCGGCTTCATTCCTTTCCAGGTTGAAACGGCCGGCGGCATCACCAGCGTGAAACAATACTCGCAAGAATTCCGCGCCGAATCGAAGAATGCCGGTCCGCTCAACTGGCAGGCTGGCGTGTATTACTTCAATGAAGATGCCAACGGTTTCACCGACAACTTCAATACCAACACGCATGTGCTGACCACGCACCTGGCCAGCCGCCAGAAGAACTCGGCCTGGGCAACGTTTGGTTCCGTCAACTACGCCGTCAACGATGACTTCATGCTGCGCGCCGGTTTGCGCTATACCAAGGACAAGAAGGATTTCAACACGGTGGAAGCGACCAACATCGTGCAGGTCAACCCGACCAGCGCCGATGTCAGCAAAGCCAAGGTCAACTGGGACCTGAGCGGTACTTACAAGTACAACAAGGACGTGAACTTCTACGGCCGTATCGCTACCGGTTTCCGCGCACCAAGTATCGCCCCAGCCAGCACCAGCGTGCCTGTCACCGTGGCCGATGCGGAAACGATCACCTCGTTCGAAGCGGGTATCAAGGCTGACCTGTTCGAGCGCCGCGCCCGCGTCGCTTTCAGCCTGTACAACTACCAGGTGAAGAACCAGCAATTGACGGTGGTGGGCGGCACCTCGAACGTCACGCGTTTGATCAATGCAGCCAAGACGAATGGCCGTGGCGCGGAACTGGAACTGGAAGGTTTTGTTACGCCTAGCCTGAAGATGTCCCTGGGCGGCAGCTACAACTTCACGGAAATCAAGGATCCTAGCCTGTCGATCGCCACCTGCGCCCAAACGCGTTGCACCGTGACCGATCCGCTGACCACGGGCAACCGCGCCATCATCGACGGCAATCCATTGCCGCAAGCGCCGAAGTGGACGATCACCGCCACGGGCCGCTATTCGATCCCGATGGAAAACGGCGAATTCTTCGTCTTCACGGACTGGGCCTA is from Janthinobacterium sp. 61 and encodes:
- a CDS encoding TonB-dependent receptor, translating into MIKMSKMHQRLCAKSAAMLALSAALPIGSAYADEVAADTTPAASQLETVTVTAQRRKENIRDVPVSVSLLRDEKLDVLVSGGQDIRVLAGKVPSLNVESSNGRTFPRFYIRGYGNTDFNIFASQPVSLIYDDVVQENPILKGYPIFDVAGVEVLRGPQGTLFGRNTPAGVVKFESVKPNLDKVEGYYNVSTATHNTSNFDGAVNVPLSKEWALRFSTLRQHRDDYVDNTFTGQKNALDGYNEHAERVQLLYAPNTMFNALFNVHQRNTTGSARIFYANMIKQGTNDIVDGFDPNKSFTNAPNFQRLRTNGASARLSWDLDGVKLYSITGFEQVGNYVSHGDIDGGTPTGPGFIPFQVETAGGITSVKQYSQEFRAESKNAGPLNWQAGVYYFNEDANGFTDNFNTNTHVLTTHLASRQKNSAWATFGSVNYAVNDDFMLRAGLRYTKDKKDFNTVEATNIVQVNPTSADVSKAKVNWDLSGTYKYNKDVNFYGRIATGFRAPSIAPASTSVPVTVADAETITSFEAGIKADLFERRARVAFSLYNYQVKNQQLTVVGGTSNVTRLINAAKTNGRGAELELEGFVTPSLKMSLGGSYNFTEIKDPSLSIATCAQTRCTVTDPLTTGNRAIIDGNPLPQAPKWTITATGRYSIPMENGEFFVFTDWAYRSKINFFLYEATEFTGKPMLEGGLRVGYTWDAGKYEVAAFGRNITDTQRITGAIDFNNRTGFINEPRQFGVQFKGNF